Proteins encoded together in one Chitinophaga sp. LS1 window:
- a CDS encoding glycosyl hydrolase family 28-related protein, which produces MQRLFFLAIIIFYLPAFAQNTPQLFHVTTAATAPGETVLIRGEGIDLISKIEVGRLTDDRVDNSPPAYVPLPEPDHLPDSKGSRMIAGERMMPVDKIQQNEKSVKVIIPDALQQGVYCVRMTDNKGAVSGFYVNVPVVNWVISEDGYNAAAAGDILRIQGKNLFRKGGSGQVVLVSNGKMFKVKVDSIYDDYSVKVTLPATIQQGKYQLFCHNGLGGKTAWSTPLTVNIVNKAMWSTQAFNVKTYGAKGNGSQDDTEAFKKALTAAHDGGIVNVPAGNYILSEGLVIPNGVMVKGQKGTVINFGPVAAATLISGADHFGLTDLTIRASRALGIIMNSGDGHVILERLIVQQDIGNALAELDSKWNKTGIQLKGHDIRVRDCVFKTAGMFSFVGVSGFIQRCRFEKAGGSVKTYMKIHPQGLIFEDCYKQTNGYGYGATINESYDLYEARNVTPFNYINDREVMTLDGGSGGYFGKVGGASGNRISLRKDGSTFQWAANKWIGGGLFIIDGKGSGQFRRIVQHTMDQIELDEPFLVQPDTSSVISITTIRDHLFFVNNTATDAGAFQFYGSAQNCVIAGLKMQRSAGIIGKGSYVNYGRQPNWYIDIVDCELSDGTYTPQVNQKDRFRGDQQINIIGSGYSGLNIGSLVRRNVLSGKSYIRVSPGGEVNDVQDAIIERNKVSGAKNGLAVYGVGRVVNNLFIHDNQFGTMDIQKALKAEGYQVR; this is translated from the coding sequence ATGCAACGTCTCTTTTTTCTTGCCATCATTATCTTTTATTTACCTGCATTTGCGCAGAATACGCCACAACTCTTTCATGTTACCACTGCTGCTACCGCACCCGGGGAAACTGTGTTAATAAGAGGAGAAGGTATTGACCTGATTTCAAAAATTGAAGTGGGCCGGCTCACAGATGACCGGGTGGATAACTCTCCTCCTGCATACGTGCCATTGCCGGAACCAGATCATTTACCCGATTCCAAAGGAAGTAGGATGATCGCCGGCGAAAGAATGATGCCTGTGGATAAGATACAGCAAAATGAAAAGTCTGTTAAAGTAATTATACCCGATGCTTTGCAGCAAGGGGTGTATTGTGTGCGTATGACAGACAATAAAGGTGCTGTCAGTGGCTTTTATGTAAATGTGCCGGTTGTAAACTGGGTGATTAGTGAGGATGGATATAATGCAGCTGCGGCAGGAGATATATTGAGGATACAAGGGAAGAACCTGTTTCGCAAAGGTGGTAGCGGACAAGTGGTATTGGTTAGCAATGGGAAAATGTTTAAAGTAAAAGTAGATAGCATCTATGATGATTACTCTGTGAAAGTAACTCTCCCCGCTACTATCCAGCAAGGTAAATACCAGTTATTTTGTCACAATGGCCTTGGTGGCAAAACAGCATGGAGCACACCGCTCACTGTCAATATCGTGAACAAAGCAATGTGGTCTACGCAGGCCTTCAATGTAAAAACATATGGTGCGAAAGGGAATGGCTCGCAGGATGACACCGAAGCTTTTAAAAAAGCATTGACAGCTGCACATGATGGTGGCATTGTAAATGTTCCCGCTGGCAACTACATATTATCAGAGGGATTAGTTATCCCCAATGGGGTGATGGTAAAAGGACAAAAGGGAACGGTCATCAATTTTGGACCTGTTGCCGCTGCAACCCTTATCAGTGGAGCCGATCACTTTGGTCTCACGGATCTTACTATTCGGGCATCCCGGGCACTGGGCATCATAATGAATAGTGGCGATGGTCATGTGATTTTAGAAAGACTCATCGTACAACAAGACATTGGCAACGCCCTCGCTGAACTGGATAGCAAATGGAATAAGACAGGGATTCAGTTAAAAGGACACGATATCAGGGTAAGAGATTGTGTATTTAAAACCGCGGGGATGTTTTCATTTGTAGGTGTGAGCGGATTTATTCAGCGTTGTAGATTTGAAAAAGCAGGTGGTAGTGTAAAGACGTATATGAAAATTCATCCGCAGGGGTTGATCTTCGAAGACTGTTATAAACAAACTAACGGCTATGGATATGGAGCTACCATCAATGAAAGCTATGATCTGTACGAAGCCAGAAATGTAACCCCCTTCAATTATATCAATGACCGGGAAGTGATGACGCTGGATGGTGGCAGCGGCGGGTATTTCGGAAAGGTGGGCGGTGCCAGTGGCAACCGTATTTCTCTTAGAAAAGATGGCAGTACCTTTCAATGGGCTGCTAATAAATGGATTGGTGGTGGGCTTTTTATCATCGATGGCAAAGGGTCGGGACAATTCAGAAGAATCGTACAGCATACCATGGACCAGATCGAACTGGATGAACCATTTCTTGTGCAACCAGATACCAGTTCAGTTATTAGTATCACAACGATCCGCGATCATTTATTTTTTGTGAATAACACCGCTACAGATGCAGGTGCTTTTCAATTCTATGGCTCAGCCCAAAACTGTGTGATAGCAGGATTAAAAATGCAACGTAGCGCAGGTATCATAGGCAAAGGCTCTTATGTGAATTATGGCAGACAGCCGAATTGGTACATTGACATCGTGGATTGTGAATTAAGTGACGGCACCTATACTCCACAGGTAAATCAGAAAGATAGATTCCGTGGGGATCAACAGATTAACATAATTGGTTCAGGGTATTCCGGATTAAACATAGGATCTTTGGTCAGGCGAAATGTCTTAAGTGGGAAAAGCTATATCCGGGTATCTCCGGGGGGCGAAGTGAATGATGTACAGGATGCGATTATAGAGCGAAATAAAGTAAGTGGAGCAAAGAATGGCCTGGCCGTTTACGGCGTAGGTCGGGTGGTGAATAATTTATTTATCCATGATAATCAATTCGGTACGATGGATATCCAGAAAGCCTTGAAAGCAGAGGGGTACCAGGTGAGGTAA
- a CDS encoding S24/S26 family peptidase, producing the protein MNKFERLKSELAQNGTGKMKAFGSSMLPILKSGSTLTFVRAEGYQIGDIVFCKVKGRYIDAHKVIKMDAHKGYLIANNHGYENGWTRIVYGKVVLGEYQHQVIYRSEVTGAK; encoded by the coding sequence ATGAACAAATTTGAAAGATTAAAGAGTGAATTGGCCCAAAATGGGACGGGAAAGATGAAAGCCTTTGGGAGTTCGATGTTACCGATTTTGAAGAGTGGCAGTACCTTGACGTTTGTGAGAGCGGAGGGATATCAGATTGGAGATATTGTGTTTTGTAAGGTGAAAGGGAGGTATATTGATGCGCATAAGGTGATTAAGATGGATGCCCATAAGGGGTATTTGATTGCGAATAATCATGGGTATGAGAATGGGTGGACGAGGATTGTGTATGGGAAGGTGGTGCTGGGGGAGTATCAGCACCAGGTGATTTACAGGAGTGAAGTGACGGGGGCGAAATAG
- a CDS encoding metalloregulator ArsR/SmtB family transcription factor produces MEARRDVFQAIADPTRREIIHLISREPRHLNAIAENFDVSRQAISLHIKILVECGLVEIRQQGRERYCAARLEKLEEVQEWIRQYESFWKHKMQALKNFLEDNSSPHKSKKK; encoded by the coding sequence ATGGAAGCCAGAAGAGATGTGTTTCAGGCAATAGCAGACCCTACCAGACGGGAAATCATTCACCTGATATCCCGCGAGCCCCGTCATCTCAACGCGATTGCGGAGAACTTTGATGTGAGCAGACAAGCTATTTCCCTGCATATAAAGATCTTAGTAGAATGTGGTTTGGTTGAGATCAGGCAACAGGGCAGGGAGCGGTATTGCGCGGCCCGGTTGGAGAAATTAGAAGAAGTACAGGAATGGATCCGTCAATATGAATCGTTCTGGAAACACAAGATGCAGGCATTGAAAAACTTTCTTGAAGACAATTCATCACCCCATAAATCCAAAAAGAAATGA
- a CDS encoding HAD-IB family phosphatase gives MNKNYYIIDFDSTFTQVEALDELARISLQDHPEREAIYKKIEDLTNLAMEGKLSFRESLSGRVKLLEANKEHLGLLIKHLKKQVSVSFSRNKKFFKHHADDVLIVSGGFKEFITPVVLPYHIKKENIYANTFVFDADGKIIGFDEANPLSDEGGKVKLLKDMQLSGDIYGIGDGHSDFQLKEFGMIKKFFAFTENIRRKAVAEKADHVTPSFDEFLYVNNLPSALSYPKNRITCVVVGEVEQEPVDFLKKDGFAIETSEEAIGDAGILLLAAGVKVDLALLDQAPKLKVIGYMGNGSAHIDYDACTTRGIVVFDNLKKPLSVAKRVARFINNGDTFKSSNFPHLQLPAVENAHRLIGIHRNVPGMIAKVNQVFAERGINIISQFLMTNDKIGYVITDVTAEYDKQVLKGLKEIEGTIKFRYLY, from the coding sequence GTGAATAAAAACTATTACATTATCGATTTCGACAGCACTTTTACGCAGGTCGAAGCATTGGATGAGCTGGCGCGCATTTCATTACAGGACCACCCGGAGCGGGAGGCCATCTACAAGAAGATTGAAGATCTGACCAACCTGGCCATGGAAGGGAAACTGTCTTTCAGAGAGAGTCTTTCCGGCAGGGTGAAGCTCCTGGAAGCCAACAAAGAGCACCTGGGATTGCTGATCAAACACCTGAAAAAGCAGGTGTCCGTCTCTTTTTCCAGGAATAAGAAGTTTTTCAAGCACCATGCGGACGATGTATTGATTGTTTCGGGTGGGTTCAAGGAGTTCATTACCCCTGTAGTACTGCCTTATCATATCAAAAAAGAGAATATATACGCTAATACTTTTGTGTTCGATGCTGATGGTAAAATCATTGGTTTTGATGAAGCCAACCCGCTTTCTGACGAAGGTGGTAAGGTAAAGCTGTTGAAAGACATGCAATTATCCGGCGATATCTATGGTATTGGGGATGGGCATTCAGACTTCCAGCTGAAGGAGTTTGGGATGATCAAGAAGTTCTTTGCCTTTACGGAGAACATCAGGCGTAAGGCGGTGGCGGAGAAAGCAGATCACGTGACACCGAGTTTTGATGAGTTCCTGTATGTGAATAACTTACCAAGTGCATTGTCTTATCCAAAGAATAGGATTACCTGTGTGGTAGTGGGGGAGGTAGAGCAGGAACCAGTAGATTTTCTGAAAAAAGATGGGTTTGCTATTGAAACTTCTGAGGAAGCGATTGGCGATGCAGGGATACTATTACTGGCAGCAGGTGTAAAGGTGGATCTGGCGTTGTTAGACCAGGCACCTAAGCTGAAAGTAATAGGTTATATGGGAAATGGTAGTGCACACATTGATTATGATGCTTGTACTACCCGTGGAATTGTGGTATTTGATAACCTGAAGAAACCATTGTCCGTTGCGAAACGCGTAGCAAGGTTTATTAATAATGGCGATACTTTCAAGAGTAGTAACTTCCCTCATCTGCAATTACCGGCGGTGGAGAATGCACATCGTTTGATTGGTATTCATCGGAACGTACCGGGTATGATTGCGAAGGTGAATCAGGTATTTGCCGAGAGAGGGATTAATATTATCAGCCAGTTCCTGATGACGAATGATAAGATCGGGTATGTGATTACGGATGTGACGGCGGAGTATGATAAGCAGGTGCTGAAAGGATTGAAAGAGATAGAAGGAACGATTAAGTTTAGATATTTATACTAA
- a CDS encoding GlxA family transcriptional regulator, whose product MKHIVFLITHNSTLLDFAGPLEVFTKAIDKAGAIYQTHIVSLEATNQIRTSSGMHITCEHNYATFHQAIDTLIIAGLPKDLPANIHPKAIEWIQQQAPRIRRICSVCSGAFILAEAGLLNGKKATTHWSLCERLVAAYPSVNVDIAPIFVKDGNVYTSAGITTGMDLALALLEEDMGKRFALEIARQMVLFLKRPGNQAQYSTVLAAQAIDHAPVREAVDWIMDNLQVEITVEELAEKVLMSPRNFARVFVKEMNITPVKFMEKMRVEAACRSLTAQHLTQEEIAAACGFKNAENMRRVFLKVFDVTPSEYRKRFQTAL is encoded by the coding sequence GTGAAGCACATTGTCTTTTTGATTACGCACAATTCCACCCTGCTGGATTTTGCCGGGCCGCTGGAAGTATTTACCAAAGCCATCGACAAGGCAGGGGCGATATACCAGACACATATTGTATCATTAGAAGCAACGAATCAGATCCGGACTTCATCGGGTATGCATATTACCTGTGAGCATAACTATGCTACATTTCATCAAGCGATCGATACTTTGATTATAGCAGGCTTGCCTAAAGACCTGCCAGCAAATATCCATCCTAAAGCGATTGAATGGATTCAGCAGCAAGCCCCCCGGATCAGAAGAATTTGTTCTGTCTGCTCTGGAGCTTTTATCCTTGCGGAAGCTGGGTTATTAAATGGTAAAAAAGCTACTACCCACTGGAGCTTGTGTGAGCGATTAGTGGCAGCTTATCCTTCAGTTAACGTGGATATTGCGCCGATTTTTGTCAAAGATGGAAATGTGTATACTTCAGCGGGGATTACTACTGGAATGGACCTCGCACTGGCATTGCTGGAAGAAGATATGGGGAAACGGTTTGCTTTGGAGATCGCCAGACAAATGGTGTTGTTTTTAAAAAGACCCGGTAACCAGGCGCAATATAGTACGGTACTTGCTGCGCAGGCAATCGATCATGCCCCTGTGCGGGAGGCGGTAGATTGGATCATGGATAATTTGCAGGTGGAAATAACTGTGGAAGAATTAGCGGAAAAAGTGTTGATGAGCCCAAGGAATTTTGCCAGGGTGTTTGTGAAGGAAATGAACATTACCCCTGTGAAGTTTATGGAAAAGATGCGTGTGGAGGCAGCGTGTCGAAGTTTGACAGCGCAACATCTGACACAGGAAGAGATTGCTGCTGCTTGCGGGTTTAAGAATGCAGAAAATATGCGCAGGGTGTTTTTGAAGGTATTTGATGTGACGCCGTCCGAATACAGGAAACGTTTTCAGACGGCGTTATAA
- a CDS encoding nuclear transport factor 2 family protein, which yields MIPSVETMIEQYVNTWNATHLDAYKTGFTSCWAPDAIYTDPNHAHIQGVDALAELAQTSWNKVPGRIFNILKRPVFHHNSGRYYWTVALPEGPRQGLDYFEFNDQFQITRLVSFF from the coding sequence ATGATACCATCAGTTGAAACCATGATAGAGCAATACGTCAACACCTGGAATGCTACCCACCTCGACGCCTACAAAACAGGCTTCACCTCCTGCTGGGCGCCGGACGCCATTTACACCGACCCCAACCATGCCCACATCCAGGGTGTAGATGCCCTCGCCGAACTCGCCCAAACCTCCTGGAACAAAGTCCCCGGCAGAATATTCAACATCCTCAAACGGCCCGTTTTCCACCACAACAGTGGCCGATATTACTGGACCGTTGCCCTACCGGAAGGCCCCCGCCAAGGCCTCGACTATTTCGAATTCAATGACCAATTCCAGATCACCCGCCTTGTCAGCTTTTTTTAA
- a CDS encoding alpha/beta hydrolase family protein, whose product MKRKFFYCLLLSFAVVGLSHAQTFVLVHGAWHGGWCWKEVAKELQAQGAEVYTPTLSGLGEHQNVLDTNINLETHIQDIVNFINMQDLHDVILVGHSYAGAVIAGVADRIPARLKKLIFLDAMLIENGKSALTSQPANLSDNVRAATASSQGLSVPVWSPEVFGVTDPAQIKWVSDRLTPQPFRSFDQTLSLKHVYGNHLPLTYIACIKPQMAQLKVFGDKTKSSKDWSYYELPTGHDAMITMPKELTALLYKISQVQ is encoded by the coding sequence ATGAAAAGGAAATTTTTCTATTGTCTGCTGCTATCTTTTGCAGTGGTTGGCTTAAGTCATGCCCAGACTTTCGTGCTGGTACATGGTGCATGGCATGGGGGTTGGTGCTGGAAAGAAGTAGCCAAAGAATTGCAGGCACAAGGGGCAGAAGTATACACACCCACTTTAAGCGGATTGGGAGAGCACCAAAATGTACTCGATACCAACATTAACCTGGAAACACATATCCAGGATATTGTCAATTTTATTAACATGCAGGATCTACATGATGTAATATTAGTAGGACATAGCTATGCAGGGGCCGTCATCGCAGGTGTGGCAGATCGTATACCGGCAAGATTGAAAAAACTAATATTCTTAGATGCGATGCTCATTGAAAACGGGAAGAGTGCACTCACATCACAACCAGCCAATCTATCTGACAATGTAAGAGCAGCCACCGCATCCAGCCAGGGATTATCAGTACCCGTATGGTCTCCTGAAGTTTTTGGGGTAACTGATCCTGCACAAATCAAATGGGTGAGCGATAGGCTGACACCACAACCATTCAGAAGCTTTGATCAAACATTATCTTTAAAGCATGTTTACGGCAATCATCTGCCACTTACTTACATTGCTTGTATAAAGCCACAAATGGCGCAGTTAAAGGTATTCGGAGATAAAACAAAAAGTAGCAAGGATTGGAGTTATTATGAATTGCCAACCGGGCACGATGCGATGATAACAATGCCAAAAGAACTAACTGCTTTATTATACAAAATATCGCAAGTACAATAA
- a CDS encoding Crp/Fnr family transcriptional regulator codes for MHNRFLTNLALHISLDPSETDLVLAKLHSRQVKKNTYLLREGDICRQFYFVNEGCIRLFHTDSKGEDHNILFCPENWWITDITSFSGQLPAFYSISTMEDSEIFYFTHDELEQLYLTVPKIERFFRILIQNGFSMYQRRITSNLSLAADERYARFSQLYPGLEQRITQKQIASYLGITPAFLSMIRGKKL; via the coding sequence ATGCACAACCGGTTCCTCACCAATTTAGCACTACACATATCCCTGGATCCATCTGAAACAGACCTCGTCCTGGCAAAACTCCATTCCCGGCAGGTAAAAAAGAATACCTACCTCCTGCGCGAAGGAGACATCTGCAGACAATTTTATTTTGTCAATGAAGGCTGTATCAGATTATTCCACACAGATAGTAAAGGTGAAGATCATAATATTTTATTCTGTCCCGAAAACTGGTGGATCACAGACATCACCAGTTTTTCGGGACAACTACCGGCATTCTATAGCATCAGTACAATGGAAGATTCAGAAATATTCTACTTCACTCATGATGAATTAGAACAACTCTATCTCACCGTTCCAAAGATCGAACGCTTTTTCCGTATATTAATTCAAAACGGCTTCAGCATGTATCAAAGGCGTATCACCTCCAATCTATCACTGGCGGCCGATGAAAGATATGCCCGTTTTAGTCAGCTATACCCCGGCCTCGAACAAAGAATTACCCAAAAACAAATCGCTTCGTATCTCGGCATTACACCTGCATTCCTCAGTATGATCCGGGGAAAGAAACTATGA
- a CDS encoding TIGR00730 family Rossman fold protein: MKSITVFCGSSAGSDSIFMEQAFQLGKTLGENNIGLVYGGAKVGLMGAVADGALSAGGRVTGVIPDFLRAKEIAHTGLTELLIVDSMHTRKTKMNELCEGVITLPGGYGTMEEFFEMLTWAQLGLHRKPIGILNTNGYYDAMITLVQTMVDKGFLKEINQDMILVSDDIDTLLYKMKNYVAPAVGKWINKDEV, translated from the coding sequence ATGAAAAGTATAACTGTCTTTTGTGGATCCAGTGCTGGTTCAGATAGCATCTTTATGGAACAAGCATTTCAGCTGGGTAAAACACTTGGAGAAAATAATATCGGACTGGTATATGGAGGAGCAAAAGTAGGCCTTATGGGCGCAGTAGCAGATGGTGCACTGTCAGCCGGAGGTAGGGTGACGGGGGTGATTCCCGACTTTCTGAGAGCAAAAGAAATTGCGCATACAGGTTTGACAGAATTATTAATTGTGGATAGTATGCATACCCGTAAGACGAAGATGAATGAACTGTGCGAAGGGGTAATAACGCTGCCAGGTGGGTATGGTACCATGGAGGAGTTTTTTGAGATGCTCACCTGGGCGCAGTTAGGTCTGCATAGAAAACCTATTGGCATATTGAATACTAACGGGTATTATGATGCGATGATCACATTGGTGCAAACTATGGTGGATAAAGGGTTTTTGAAAGAGATCAATCAGGATATGATTTTGGTGAGTGATGATATTGATACCTTGTTGTATAAGATGAAGAATTATGTGGCACCTGCGGTGGGTAAGTGGATTAATAAAGATGAGGTGTAA
- a CDS encoding alpha/beta hydrolase → MDTILLLHGWPQTSHIWRHVIPALSTQYHLLAPDLPGLGTSPFATQYDTGHIAQLIKDYLDAEQVQQCHIVGHDIGGWVAVAFALQFESSCLSLTVMDAGIPGLMPLQMFQPGNAGKVWQFYFHAVADIPEILVLGKEEEYLNWYFSHKSYVKGTIDNEVYYKAYKGKERLAAGFNYYRAFNTSAEQNKAQLRKLKIPVMAVGGEYAVGENMRAVAEVLSEAGRTVVIPDCGHYIPEEQPVAVMSLLREFLE, encoded by the coding sequence ATGGATACAATTCTTTTACTACATGGATGGCCGCAGACCTCGCATATCTGGCGGCATGTGATACCTGCCCTTTCTACACAATACCATCTACTGGCACCAGATCTGCCTGGTCTAGGCACTAGTCCTTTTGCGACACAGTATGATACCGGGCACATCGCTCAATTAATAAAAGATTACCTCGATGCCGAACAGGTACAACAGTGTCACATAGTAGGCCATGATATCGGTGGCTGGGTAGCCGTCGCCTTTGCCTTACAATTTGAATCAAGCTGTTTATCACTGACAGTGATGGATGCAGGGATTCCCGGATTGATGCCTTTGCAGATGTTCCAACCCGGCAATGCGGGAAAGGTATGGCAGTTCTATTTCCATGCGGTAGCTGATATTCCCGAAATATTGGTCCTCGGCAAGGAAGAGGAATATTTAAACTGGTATTTCAGTCACAAATCATATGTAAAAGGTACGATTGACAATGAAGTCTATTACAAAGCCTACAAAGGAAAGGAGCGCCTGGCAGCAGGTTTTAATTATTACAGGGCATTCAATACAAGTGCAGAACAAAACAAGGCGCAGCTAAGAAAATTGAAGATACCGGTAATGGCTGTAGGAGGGGAGTATGCAGTAGGAGAAAATATGCGGGCTGTAGCGGAGGTGTTGTCAGAAGCGGGAAGGACTGTGGTGATACCGGACTGTGGGCATTATATCCCGGAAGAACAGCCGGTAGCAGTGATGAGTTTGTTAAGAGAATTCCTGGAATAG
- a CDS encoding SRPBCC domain-containing protein — protein sequence MSNHVIVIEETFNAPVEKVWEALTDKDKMKQWYFNLDDFKAEKGFQFSFPGQGHKGEQYIHLCEVTIAEPLQKLQYSWQYKDYEGYSTVTFELFDEGDQTRLKLTHEGLDSFPQHPDFAVDSFRGGWTHLMTISLKDYLNKVS from the coding sequence ATGAGCAACCATGTTATTGTAATTGAAGAAACATTCAATGCGCCTGTGGAAAAAGTGTGGGAGGCCCTTACTGATAAGGATAAGATGAAACAGTGGTATTTCAACCTGGATGATTTTAAAGCAGAGAAAGGCTTTCAATTTAGTTTTCCGGGACAAGGGCATAAGGGCGAACAATACATTCATCTTTGCGAGGTGACGATTGCAGAGCCGCTTCAGAAATTACAATATAGTTGGCAATACAAGGATTATGAAGGTTACTCTACTGTGACGTTTGAACTATTTGATGAAGGAGATCAAACAAGATTAAAATTGACGCACGAAGGATTGGATAGCTTCCCGCAGCATCCTGATTTCGCTGTAGACAGCTTCAGAGGCGGATGGACCCATCTCATGACCATCTCTTTGAAAGACTATCTGAATAAGGTAAGTTAA
- a CDS encoding winged helix-turn-helix transcriptional regulator, which yields MATKVKTSSMNAHNLQVLAEHCQVSEVLELISPRWKMQVLFCISQEVYQFSQLKKVFPTISDQVLSKRLGEIVTEGLAVKLNVPDTMPCQVKYEVTEKGAALLEIVQDLHEWGKREWE from the coding sequence ATGGCAACAAAAGTCAAGACCAGCTCCATGAATGCACACAACCTGCAGGTACTGGCAGAACATTGTCAGGTGTCGGAGGTATTGGAGCTGATTAGTCCAAGATGGAAAATGCAGGTGCTATTTTGTATTTCTCAGGAGGTGTACCAGTTTAGTCAGCTGAAAAAGGTGTTTCCTACTATTTCGGATCAGGTACTGTCAAAGCGGTTAGGAGAGATTGTTACGGAAGGGCTGGCTGTAAAGTTGAATGTGCCGGATACGATGCCTTGCCAGGTGAAGTATGAGGTGACGGAGAAGGGGGCGGCATTGCTGGAGATCGTGCAGGATTTGCATGAGTGGGGGAAAAGGGAATGGGAGTAA
- a CDS encoding carbohydrate-binding domain-containing protein → MQLYRLPYYVALFAAALVFTTGCSKNDTTTTTGSGSSIDSTFTTGTAEGSTETAADEDDLVENSTFSSTVTIDFGTTVTVTNPLDGNGVTVTTSGNDVTVTATTSKVAFVISGTTTDGSVKIYSDNKYQVTLNGATITNSDGPALNLQSKKRAFIVLADGTTNTLVDGATYATSTEDQKGTLFAEGQVIFSGTGTLNLTGKYKHAICSDQYVRIREGNITVTSAVDDGIHTNDAFIADGGTVKITSSDDGIQCEEGYIVVNDGTFVINTAGKGIGATYDDGDETITPYVTINGGNITITTTEGEGIESKSVLTINDGYVSTNTVDDGINAGTAIYINGGHIYSISSGNDAMDSNGTFTITGGIVVAAGSGSPEAGIDVDARTLKITGGLIVGIGGATSEPTASVSTVNSLVMGSGSANKIVHIEAADGTEAMTFLAPKAFSTLLFAGSKLKSNTTYTVYTGGNVTDGSSFNGLYLSGSYSGGTSGTTFTTSSTVTQIGGSISEG, encoded by the coding sequence ATGCAACTATACCGATTACCTTATTATGTAGCGCTGTTTGCAGCAGCCCTAGTGTTCACTACCGGTTGCTCAAAGAACGACACAACGACGACAACTGGCTCCGGTTCCAGCATTGACAGTACATTTACGACAGGTACGGCCGAAGGCTCGACTGAGACGGCTGCTGATGAAGATGACCTGGTGGAAAATTCTACATTTTCCAGTACGGTGACTATTGACTTTGGAACGACTGTTACTGTTACGAATCCGTTAGATGGCAATGGTGTGACAGTCACGACCAGTGGTAACGATGTAACCGTTACTGCCACTACATCGAAAGTAGCGTTTGTTATTTCGGGTACTACTACTGATGGATCTGTGAAGATCTATAGCGACAATAAATATCAAGTGACATTGAATGGTGCGACTATTACCAATAGTGACGGACCTGCATTGAATTTGCAATCAAAGAAGCGTGCGTTTATCGTATTGGCAGATGGTACGACGAATACATTGGTAGATGGTGCGACTTATGCTACATCTACAGAAGATCAGAAAGGGACATTGTTTGCAGAAGGGCAGGTTATATTTAGTGGTACAGGTACATTGAACCTGACGGGTAAATATAAACATGCGATTTGTTCTGATCAGTATGTACGTATTCGCGAAGGGAATATTACGGTGACAAGTGCAGTGGATGATGGTATTCATACCAATGATGCATTCATTGCGGATGGAGGTACCGTCAAGATAACATCCAGTGATGATGGTATTCAGTGTGAGGAAGGGTATATCGTAGTGAATGATGGTACTTTTGTGATTAATACTGCCGGGAAAGGTATTGGTGCTACTTATGATGATGGGGATGAGACGATTACGCCGTATGTGACGATCAATGGGGGGAATATTACGATTACGACTACAGAGGGTGAGGGTATTGAGAGTAAGAGTGTGTTGACGATCAATGATGGGTATGTGTCAACGAATACGGTGGATGATGGTATAAATGCAGGTACTGCTATTTATATAAATGGTGGGCATATTTATAGTATCAGTTCTGGTAATGATGCGATGGATTCTAATGGGACGTTTACGATTACGGGTGGTATTGTAGTGGCAGCAGGTAGTGGATCGCCGGAGGCGGGGATAGATGTGGATGCACGTACATTAAAGATAACTGGTGGTTTGATAGTAGGTATTGGTGGTGCGACGAGTGAGCCGACTGCGAGTGTGTCTACAGTGAATTCATTGGTGATGGGGAGTGGTAGTGCGAATAAAATTGTGCATATAGAAGCGGCGGATGGAACAGAGGCGATGACATTTTTGGCACCAAAGGCGTTTAGTACGTTGTTGTTTGCAGGGAGTAAGTTGAAGTCTAATACTACTTATACAGTGTATACAGGTGGGAATGTGACGGATGGAAGTAGTTTTAATGGGTTGTATTTGAGTGGTAGTTATTCTGGGGGAACGAGTGGAACGACGTTTACGACTAGTAGTACGGTGACGCAGATTGGTGGGAGTATTTCGGAAGGATAA